A DNA window from Hemibagrus wyckioides isolate EC202008001 linkage group LG11, SWU_Hwy_1.0, whole genome shotgun sequence contains the following coding sequences:
- the si:ch211-201h21.5 gene encoding nucleoside hydrolase, with amino-acid sequence MSQKMMIIDTDCGIDDALAIMLALSSSNVKILGINCCFGNTDVDNVCKNVLRVLSVCQRTEIPVFRGAASCLVGTSKQSKIHFGTDGLGDVLQDKDPDEWKTKIQKEHAVNSLIRLVNENPGQVSLVALGPLTNLALAVRMDPSISNKLEGLYIMGGNQEGKGNMTPCAEFNFLMDPESAYVVLEEYVCPTHIATWEFACRNKLSWEFFDEMVNQDTAAARFMKTITSKCPAYSREPGNKPGDILFGSGFVSYDAYAMAACVDGSVITESVEYAVCVEIQGELSRGMMVLDVTGQLKSNRVFLMKSCDLTKFSSLLMNSLKQP; translated from the exons ATGAGTCAGAAGATGATGATTATTGACACTGACTGCGGCATAGACGATGCCCTGGCTATAATGTTGGCCCTGTCCTCATCCAATGTGAAGATCCTGGGCATCAACTGTTGCTTTGGAAACACTGATGTGGACaatgtgtgtaagaatgtgctGCGTGTACTGTCCGTGTGTCAGCGTACTGAG ATTCCTGTCTTTCGAGGAGCAGCCAGCTGTTTGGTTGGAACATCGAAACAATCAAAAATTCATTTCGGGACAGATGGATTGGGAGATGTTCTGCAGGACAAAGACCCTGACGAGTGGAAAACTAAAATACAGAAAGAGCATGCGGTTAATTCTTTGATCAGACTGGTGAATGAGAATCCAGGGCAG GTTTCTCTTGTTGCACTGGGTCCACTGACGAATCTAGCTCTGGCTGTTAGAATGGACCCCAGCATTTCCAACAAGCTGGAGGGTTTGTATATCATGGGAGGCAACCAGGAAG GTAAGGGAAATATGACGCCATGTGCAGAGTTCAATTTCTTAATGGATCCCGAGTCTGCCTATGTAGTCTTGGAGGAATATGTATGTCCCACACACATAGCCACCTGGGAGTTTGCCTGCAGAAACAAGCTCTCTTGG GAGTTCTTTGACGAGATGGTGAACCAGGACACTGCAGCTGCTCGATTTATGAAAACAATCACCTCCAAATGTCCGGCTTACTCTCGGGAGCCTGGTAATAAACCAGGAGATATACTTTTTGGTTCAGGGTTCGTGTCCTACGATGCCTATGCTATGGCAGCATGCGTGGATGGCAGCGTGATCACAGAAAGTGTAGAGTAtgctgtttgtgtggagatcCAGGGAGAGCTCAGCAGAGGCATGATGGTACTGGATGTCACAGGCCAGCTGAAGAGTAATCGTGTGTTTTTGATGAAGTCCTGCGACCTCACCAAGTTCAGTTCCTTGCTCATGAATTCCTTAAAGCAGCCATGA